One genomic window of Anaerolineae bacterium includes the following:
- a CDS encoding Cytochrome c-type biogenesis protein CcdA — translation MTPTIGLAFLAGLASFLSPCVFSLVPAYVGYLGGRSVAVQSDITDKWRTFIHGVAFVLGFSAVFITLGVTASALGGFLVSFRDILTKVGGIIVVLFGLHLIGVLRIPFLEYDLRYQSQQSERRGLLTSLLMGVFFSAGWSPCVGPVLGAILMIALNGGSISQGVVLLSAYSAGLAIPFLVAAVGIGWVTTILRRYGKIMRYTEVAMGVLLVIVGAMLALGYLSQLSRFGFFVDFGL, via the coding sequence ATGACTCCAACAATCGGACTTGCCTTTTTAGCGGGTTTGGCTTCTTTCTTATCACCTTGTGTTTTTTCCCTGGTGCCTGCCTACGTCGGTTACCTGGGAGGAAGATCGGTAGCGGTACAATCGGATATTACAGATAAATGGCGCACATTTATCCATGGTGTTGCATTTGTCTTGGGATTTAGTGCTGTTTTTATCACTCTCGGGGTTACGGCTTCTGCCCTGGGTGGATTTCTGGTAAGCTTTCGGGATATTCTCACCAAAGTTGGGGGAATCATTGTTGTTTTATTTGGACTACACTTGATTGGGGTGTTGCGCATCCCATTTCTTGAATATGATTTGCGCTATCAGTCCCAACAAAGTGAGCGAAGAGGCTTATTGACCTCTTTATTGATGGGTGTATTCTTTTCAGCAGGCTGGTCGCCGTGTGTTGGACCGGTACTCGGTGCAATTTTGATGATTGCCTTGAATGGCGGATCAATAAGTCAGGGGGTTGTCCTCTTATCAGCTTATTCGGCTGGCTTAGCTATTCCATTTCTTGTCGCAGCGGTCGGTATTGGTTGGGTTACGACCATATTAAGAAGATACGGGAAAATTATGCGTTATACCGAAGTTGCAATGGGGGTATTGTTGGTCATTGTTGGTGCCATGCTGGCGTTGGGATACCTCTCACAGTTATCTCGTTTCGGCTTTTTTGTTGACTTTGGCTTATAG